A single Orcinus orca chromosome 2, mOrcOrc1.1, whole genome shotgun sequence DNA region contains:
- the LOC101281011 gene encoding LOW QUALITY PROTEIN: eukaryotic translation initiation factor 5-like (The sequence of the model RefSeq protein was modified relative to this genomic sequence to represent the inferred CDS: inserted 1 base in 1 codon) — protein sequence MSVNVNRSVSDQFYRYEMPRLIAKVEGKGNGIKTVIVNMVDIAKALNQRPTYPTKYLGCELGAQTQFDVKNDRYIASGSHEANKLQGMLDGFIKKFVLCPECENPEMDVHVNPKKQTIGNSCKAWGYRGMLDTHHKLCMFILKMPPENSDDGSGKKEKEKKTRKGKDKENGSVSSSETPPPPPPNEICPPPHAVEEEEDDDWGEDTTEEAQRGRMDEISDHAKVLTLSDDLERTVEECVNILFDFVKKKKEDGSIDPSDKXVAEAERLNVKAMGPLILTEVLFNKKIREQIKKYRHHFLRFCHNNKKAQRYPLHCLECVVATHQAQLISKIPHILKEMYYADLVEEEVIISWSEKASKKYVSKELAKEIRVKAEPFIKWLKEAEEESCAGEDEDENTEVMYSKTASVLKVEGVKSDNKDDDIDIDAI from the exons ATGTCTGTCAACGTCAACCGCAGCGTGTCAGACCAGTTCTATCGCTACGAGATGCCTCGTCTGATTGCCAAAGTTGAGGGCAAAGGAAATGGAATCAAGACAGTTATAGTCAACATGGTTGACATAGCCAAAGCGCTTAATCAGCGTCCAACGTATCCCACCAAATATTTAGGTTGTGAACTGGGAGCACAGACCCAGTTTGATGTTAAGAATGACCGTTACATTGCCAGTGGATCTCACGAGGCGAATAAGCTGCAAGGCATGTTGGAtggattcattaaaaaatttgttcTCTGTCCTGAGTGTGAGAATCCCGAAATGGATGTGCATGTCAATCCAAAGAAGCAAACAATAGGTAATTCTTGTAAAGCCTGGGGCTATCGAGGCATGCTTGACACACATCATAAACTCTGCATGTTCATTCTCAAAATGCCACCTGAGAATAGTGACGATGgttcaggaaagaaagaaaaggaaaagaaaactagaaagggCAAAGACAAGGAAAATGGCTCCGTGTCCAGCAGTGAgacaccacctccaccaccacccaatGAAATCTGTCCTCCTCCACATGCtgtggaagaagaggaagatgatGACTGGGGGGAGGATACAACAGAGGAAGCTCAAAGGGGAAGAATGGATGAAATCAGTGACCACGCAAAAGTTTTAACCCTCAGTGATGATTTGGAAAGGACTGTTGAAGAGTGTGTCAATATCCTGTTTGAttttgttaagaaaaagaaagaagacggTAGTATTGACCCATCTGACA TTGTAGCTGAAGCAGAAAGACTGAATGTAAAAGCCATGGGCCCTCTTATTTTGACTGAAGTTCTTTTTAATAAGAAGATAAGGgaacaaattaagaaatacaGGCACCATTTCTTACGATTTtgtcacaacaacaaaaaagctcaACGGTACCCTCTTCATTGTTTGGAGTGTGTGGTAGCAACACACCAAGCTCAGCTCATCTCCAAGATTCCACATATCTTGAAGGAGATGTATTATGCAGACCTTGTGGAGGAAGAAGTCATCATTAGCTGGTCAGAAAAGGCCTCTAAGAAATATGTCTCAAAAGAACTTGCCAAAGAGATTCGTGTCAAAGCGGAACCTTTTATAAAATGGTTgaaggaagcagaggaagaaTCTTGTGCTGGTGAAGATGAAGATGAGAATACTGAGGTGATGTATTCAAAGACTGCCAGTGTACTGAAAGTTGAAGGTGTAAAGTCTGACAACAAGGACGATGACATTGATATTGATGCCATTTAA